In the Nicotiana tabacum cultivar K326 chromosome 16, ASM71507v2, whole genome shotgun sequence genome, one interval contains:
- the LOC107801178 gene encoding uncharacterized protein LOC107801178 has translation MTLTQTCSAVVTRPITEKLSDPGSFTISCTIGNFAFAKALCDLGTSINLMPLAIYKRMEIGRARPTSTLLQLADRTVGKFVFPADFVILDCKVAEEIFRILGRLFLATGRALIDCETGELKMRLNDEDITFVDM, from the exons ATGACTCTTACTCAGACCTGCAGTGCagtggtgactagaccaattACTGAGAAGCTGTCTGatccagggagtttcacaatttCTTGCACCATTGGTAATTTTGCTTTTGCTAAGGCACTTTGTGATCTAGGGACTagcataaatcttatgcccctggcgaTTTATAAGAGGATGGagattggaagagctagacctaCTTCCACgttgttgcagctggctgacaggaCT GTAGgaaaatttgtgttccctgctgattttgtgatcttagacTGCAAGGTGGCTGAAGAAATTTTCAGAATTTTGGGAAGGCTGTTCTTAGCCACTgggagagctctcattgattgtgagactggggagctcaagatgagattGAATGATGAAGACATAAcatttgtagacatgtga